Proteins encoded within one genomic window of Vairimorpha necatrix chromosome 3, complete sequence:
- a CDS encoding RNA polymerase II subunit A C-terminal domain phosphatase (FCP1): MSCKHSLRIGLLCCDCGEEISDDTKLYNVLHNNPDIKLSEEEAFIRNKKTIEDLHQSKKLILVLDLDQTILHTTITKEYMEGYYNFIINDISYCVKLRPYLNYMLECLYKKYEIHVYTMGSKVYAKKIVKIIDPSKKYIGNRILSRDENGLGFKKDLNRLFSIHSNVVILDDRDDIWDYSSNLILVKPFFYWDIGDINSN; this comes from the coding sequence ATGTCTTGTAAACATTCCTTAAGAATTGGCCTTTTGTGCTGCGACTGCGGCGAGGAGATCTCTGATGACACTAAATTGTACAATGTCTTACACAACAACCCAGACATCAAATTGTCAGAAGAAGAAGCATTCATTAGAAACAAAAAGACTATAGAAGATCTTCATCAATCTAAGAAATTAATCTTAGTACTAGACTTAGACCAGACAATATTGCACACTACCATTACTAAGGAATATATGGAAGGAtactataattttattattaatgaCATTTCTTATTGTGTAAAACTTCGTCcttatttaaattacaTGTTAGAAtgtttgtataaaaaatatgaaatccACGTCTACACGATGGGCAGCAAAGTTTATGCGAAAAAAATCGTGAAAATTATTGACCcctctaaaaaatatataggAAATAGAATTTTGAGTAGAGATGAAAATGGACTGGGATTTAAGAAAGATCTAAATAGACTGTTTAGTATACATAGTAATGTAGTTATATTGGATGATAGAGATGATATATGGGATTATAGTAGTAATTTGATACTAGTCAAGCCTTTTTTCTATTGGGATATTGGAGATATAAACAGTAACTGA
- a CDS encoding DNA-directed RNA polymerases I, II, and III subunit RPABC3 translates to MLVINKKYKVDAIDKDGKLYQNVSRAYLKSSNNDECVIDYHSILMKLNNEDVLNIQIYDDYEQEVKCDYQMNGVVYKIEDFKDKIKIHASFGGLLMIQTVDKDEIQGISDRSKISCLLTKI, encoded by the coding sequence ATGCTTgtcattaataaaaaatataaagtcGACGCCATAGACAAAGATGGCAAATTATACCAGAATGTCTCAAGAGCTTATCTTAAATCTTCTAATAATGATGAATGTGTTATTGATTATCATTCCATACTCATGAAATTGAATAATGAAGATGTGCTCAATATTCAGATTTATGATGACTACGAGCAAGAAGTCAAATGCGATTATCAAATGAACGGGGTAGTTTACAAAatagaagattttaaagataaaataaaaattcatgCTAGTTTTGGAGGTCTCTTGATGATTCAGACAGTAGATAAAGATGAGATACAAGGAATAAGTGACAGAAGTAAAATATCATGTTTATTaactaaaatataa
- a CDS encoding cullin-like: MNIGKIYLTEIQFEKMWSLIHYELDLLYNNKKCSALIIYNNVYIICTSTSHKFVEDLYWKIGDFLYEILKANKHKIFESDRWISEYTIFYKKYLAFVKSINELADYLNQYITTKSIYNFAFLLWERCILQKCFKYKKINLGEHIIFHDNPEEIKICIESLKNIIVDPKMPLLYYSERYEKYAFSNIIDKCTDFVNKFKKDDIFEYLESVNIFIKNERVRRKNIFLKESWNKLDLIIEDILIVQKKKWIKNEIYKILIEHNLPVEILNTIRNSMTDNKKSFSLDDFIPGTRNGNAPQVKSNRINDFKKETNLQSNCKTISNFTKNEMTHFPLNDFYALFSSNIQNLYTYTTPALNQMKIITKHLSIVKFSSDILESVLLKFLTNQILSFNHLLDKNIETLYIFYTLFEHVVKVGFHNSKMYYLILKKKLKEVYNSLNPSLSTRLIKFSNLIISGDCVLEKKYVTLRKGFIDFYARSEICNFNEEEGIDYWGDNESSSSSNNEEILEVNYEEIIPFDNPEKLKSKEEPPMKNQVYTHKRNVSLPDLSKAPNVSYKDSALLRVFVYLYDLVDDKIDFFKKYLREVSRRVLLYEVNYYKELEIFTLLTCEDRDLKLKGEIMFSEMKDFTSTKSGIILLTESAWALDIENINIKIPDIFTDKMKNVEKSRVNWAWEYSVVVIELGDKEFRLNFLQYIIINLFNNYKFITKLIIKNETGMTQSLLEITVKSLITSKLLISENDKFILNCKAETTNVVDYFIKEDLNKEHEIDKEMYYLCKISNTMKKYKNMSESDTLKTIKEMHTDKFIFSNDDFSNSVKILIEKGIIEKCEGSLKYIP; encoded by the coding sequence atgaacattggaaaaatttatttgacaGAAATACAATTTGAGAAAATGTGGAGTTTAATACATTATGAATTGGACTTGTTATACAATAACAAGAAATGTAGTGCATTAATTATCTACAACAATGTATACATTATTTGTACATCAACTTCTCACAAATTTGTAGAAGATTTGTATTGGAAAATAGGAGATTTTCTTTATGAAATTTTGAAAGCCAATAagcataaaatttttgagtCTGATAGATGGATTAGTGaatatacaatattttataaaaaatatttagccTTTGTTAAAAGTATAAATGAACTTGCTGATTatttaaatcaatatataACAACAAAATCTATATACAACTTTGCCTTTTTACTTTGGGAGAGAtgtattttacaaaaatgtttcaaatataaaaaaattaatttaggagaacatataatttttcatgATAATccagaagaaataaaaatatgtatagaaagtttaaaaaatataattgtagATCCGAAAATGCcacttttatattattcagaaagatatgaaaaatatgctttttctaatataattGATAAATGCACAGATTttgttaataaatttaaaaaagatgatatctttgaatatttagaaagtgtaaatatttttataaaaaatgaaagagttagaagaaaaaatatttttttaaaagaatcTTGGAATAAGttagatttaataattgaagatattttaattgtacaaaaaaagaaatggATAAAAAACgagatttataaaatattaattgaaCATAATTTACCagtagaaatattaaatacaatTAGAAATAGCATGactgataataaaaaatcttttagtTTAGATGATTTTATTCCAGGTACTAGAAATGGGAATGCTCCCCAAGTTAAGAGTAATAGAattaatgattttaaaaaagaaacaaatttacaatcaaattgtaaaacaatttctaattttacaAAGAACGAAATGACTCATTTCCCcttaaatgatttttatgcTTTATTTTCTAGTAATATTCAGAATTTATACACTTACACTACGCCTGCTTTAAAtcaaatgaaaattatcaCGAAACATTTAtcaattgtaaaattttcttctgATATTTTAGAAAGTGTATTACTAAAGTTTTTAACTAATCAAATATTAAGTTTTAATCATTTacttgataaaaatattgagactttgtatattttttatacattgTTCGAACATGTAGTCAAGGTAGGATTTCATAATTCtaaaatgtattatttaattcttaAGAAAAAGTTAAAAGAAGTTTATAATTCTCTTAATCCTTCATTAAGTACTAGACTTATCAAGTTTAgcaatttaattatttctgGAGATTGtgtattagaaaaaaaatacgtAACTTTAAGAAAAGgatttattgatttttacgCTAGAAGTgaaatttgtaattttaatgAAGAAGAAGGCATTGATTATTGGGGAGACAATGAGTCATCGTCAAGTTCTAataatgaagaaattttagaagttaattatgaagaaattatacCATTTGATAATCCAGAGaaattaaaatctaaaGAAGAACCTCCAATGAAAAATCAAGTTTACACGCATAAGCGAAATGTAAGTCTACCTGATTTATCAAAGGCACCAAATGTTTCGTATAAAGACAGTGCGCTTCTTAGAGTGTTCGTTTATCTTTACGATTTGGTAGATGataaaatagatttttttaaaaaatatcttcgCGAAGTAAGTCGTCGAGTTCTTTTGTATGAGGtgaattattataaagaattaGAGATTTTTACATTATTGACATGTGAAGATCGAGATTTAAAACTTAAAGGAGAAATCATGTTTAGTGAAATGAAAGATTTTACTAGTACAAAATCAggtataattttattaacaGAATCTGCCTGGGCCTTggatattgaaaatataaatataaaaattcctGATATTTTTACAGATAAAATGAAGAATGTAGAAAAAAGTAGAGTAAATTGGGCTTGGGAATACAGCGTAGTTGTTATAGAATTAGGAGATAAAGAATTTCGGCTTAATTTTCTACAAtacataattattaatttatttaataactataaatttataacaaaattaataattaaaaatgagaCAGGCATGACTCAATCTCTTTTAGAAATTACAGtaaaatctttaataacttccaaattattaatctctgaaaatgataaatttattttaaattgcAAGGCAGAGACTACAAATGTAGTggattattttattaaagaagaTCTAAATAAAGAACATGAGATTGATAAAGAAATGTATTACCTCTGTAAAATATCTAAtacaatgaaaaaatataaaaatatgtctGAGTCTGAcactttaaaaacaataaaagaaatgCACACAGACAAATTTATCTTCTCGAATGACGATTTTAGCAATAGCGTGAAAATTCTAATAGAAAAAGgaattatagaaaaatgtGAAGGGTCCTTAAAATACATTCCATAA
- a CDS encoding subunit 2 of splicing factor 3A-like, which translates to MEITNIKHPKLKLKGYRIKYHFKSKPKFRILNALEQCVEKYNEDYIYLVFRCKNEENVGIRIRKCIILEEFSVEKYEEQIYQLDLFYM; encoded by the coding sequence ATGgaaattacaaatattaaacatccgaaattgaaattaaaaGGATATCGTattaaatatcattttaaaagtaaacCGAAATTTAGAATTCTTAATGCATTGGAACAATGCGTAGAGAAATATAATGAAGATTATATATATCTGGTTTTTAGAtgtaaaaatgaagaaaatgTAGGAATAAGAATAAGAAAATGCATCATTTTGGAAGAATTTAGTGTAGAAAAATATGAGGAACAAATATACCAACTAGacttattttatatgtga
- a CDS encoding DDE-TNP-IS1595 domain-containing protein, protein MEERIQTREELENIYYELKIEKAKRKCGSCGSEMKIKDKKSMNSRCKWTKCKFNVSVWKDTFFQHSRLDHITVLQILNMWILGYSRKSICQILGCSRQSISNILKKLKEIDIYQTYLASIGIIGGNNTIVEIDESKIGKNKYNRGQPVKGFWCFGIVERTIQRRIIFIYIEKRDQITLTNLLLKYVDRNSTIYSDMWRAY, encoded by the coding sequence atggaggAGAGAATTCAAACAAGAGAAGAactagaaaatatatattatgaattgaaaatagaaaaagCGAAACGCAAATGTGGATCTTGTGGATCAGAGATGAAAATAAAGGACAAAAAAAGCATGAATTCGAGATGTAAATGGACTAAATGCAAATTTAATGTTTCTGTATGGAAAGATACTTTCTTTCAGCATTCTAGACTAGACCATATTACAGTATTGCAGATACTTAATATGTGGATTCTTGGATATTCTCGTAAGTCTATCTGTCAAATCCTAGGTTGTTCTCGGCAATCAATATCTAATATActaaaaaagttaaaagaaattgataTTTATCAGACATATCTGGCTAGTATCGGAATTATAGGTGGTAATAATACTATTGTAGAGATTGATGAATCTAAGAttggtaaaaataaatataatagagGCCAACCAGTAAAAGGTTTCTGGTGTTTTGGTATAGTCGAACGTACCATACAACGtcgaattatatttatatatattgagAAAAGAGACCAAATAACGTTAACTAATCTTTTGTTAAAGTATGTAGACAGAAATAGTACAATTTATAGCGATATGTGGAGAGCCTACTAA
- a CDS encoding general transcription factor IIH subunit 3 (TF2H3) has protein sequence MDLFIVSDIKKDTKNISTFKNIFNLSNIENKITEVDYSDNIVINIGYVLCKSKVKSRILICTENKIHEQDYFKLLNCAFTAKRYDIRIDCLSTTNNPILRQCSIITKGLYITNTLKGLINLLGNKQSQSVMSFNIKCVCHNQDVLVGLTCPVCLGVYCKFIPVCKRCKTKFNFTR, from the coding sequence ATGGATTTATTTATCGTCtcagatataaaaaaagacacaaaaaacatttcaacattcaaaaacatttttaatctttcaaatatagaaaataaaataactGAAGTAGATTATTCTGACAACATAGTAATTAATATTGGTTATGTCTTATGTAAAAGCAAAGTCAAATCTAGAATTCTAATATGTactgaaaataaaatacatgAACAAgactattttaaattattaaattgcgCTTTTACAGCAAAAAGATACGATATACGAATTGATTGTCTTAGTACTACTAATAATCCTATATTAAGACAATGTAGTATAATAACAAAAGGATTGTATATTACTAATACGCTTAAAGGattgataaatttgttGGGAAATAAACAAAGTCAGAGTGTAATGtcatttaatataaaatgtgTGTGTCATAATCAAGATGTATTAGTGGGGCTTACGTGTCCAGTGTGTTTGGGagtttattgtaaatttataccTGTATGTAAAAGATGTAAAacgaaatttaattttactcggtaa
- a CDS encoding dynamin, producing the protein MKTNSKEINVIQQIHNHVHNLKIDLPSITVVGPQSSGKSSVLESLINKDILPRGTNLVTRCPLIIHLKKCPDEEYVEIKNEKIILKNSNKNIRKKILKLMDEICGTDKEITSDPIIINMWLKDTLEFTIIDLPGITKVAIGKQSADIEIKILDMVREYITPKNTILLAIVNSNVDISNSEALKICKEVDPELKRTIGVLTKIDLMDKGTNCIDILENKVLPLRLGYVGVINRSQEDIANGINFLSWKKKEKDFFDKSAYANLKNIGSQFLLDEIFSLYQTKVKEIFPNLIEELKIKLRSIQGESFIDTYILRYKYHTVLSKLITNNDINNDLFAYNDSNIILDLKNFKNFKLTYDFSLVKTMVSKDLSIFINDNLLISIIKHNMNIAKKRILELQNQYKKILNHKIQQIVSNKFPDVCKAFNDSIMKEIDSWDVEKKILEYIDVMSNVIGDTDIIFKNAITTNFLGTHLCIPGGSKEDILKNFSTIYLDKQICNIIEYVIKLNFFNISELIEKRAMICISKANIEECKDLINYMRNIANRTKDSNDILKALNVLKEYEKNNFK; encoded by the coding sequence ATGAAAACCAACTCAAAAGAAATCAATGTCATTCAACAAATACACAACCACGTTCATAACTTAAAAATCGATTTACCGTCAATTACTGTTGTAGGTCCACAATCATCTGGTAAATCTTCAGTTTTAGAATCTCTCATAAACAAAGATATTTTACCAAGAGGAACTAATTTAGTAACGAGATGTCCACTAATAATtcatttgaaaaaatgtcCTGATGAGGAATATGtcgaaataaaaaatgaaaaaattattttgaaaaactctaataaaaatattagaaaaaaaatattaaaattaatggATGAGATTTGTGGAACTGATAAAGAAATAACAAGTGATcctattataattaatatgtGGTTAAAAGATACTTTAGAATTTACTATTATTGACCTCCCTGGAATCACAAAAGTCGCTATTGGTAAACAATCAGCAGatatagaaattaaaattcttgATATGGTTCGGGAATACATTACTcctaaaaatacaattttattgGCAATTGTTAATTCAAATGTGGACATTTCTAATAGCGAagcattaaaaatatgcaaAGAAGTTGATCCAGAACTTAAAAGGACTATTGGTGTCCTTACAAAAATAGATCTAATGGACAAAGGTACTAATTGTattgatattttagaaaataaagtattGCCTTTGCGTTTAGGATATGTTGGAGTAATTAACAGGTCTCAGGAAGACATAGCAAAtggtataaattttttatcttggaaaaaaaaggaaaaagatttttttgataaaagcGCGTATGCCAATTTAAAGAACATTGGATCACAATTTTTACTagatgaaatattttcgCTGTACCAAACAAAAGTGAAAGAAATTTTCCCAAATTTAAtagaagaattaaaaattaaacttaGATCAATACAAGGCGAATCTTTTATAGATACATATATACttagatataaatatcataCAGTTCTTAGTAAACTAATTACTAATAATGATATTAATAATGATCTTTTTGCTTATAATGAttctaatataatattagatttaaaaaattttaaaaattttaaattgacTTATGATTTTTCATTAGTAAAAACTATGGTGTCTAAAGATCTcagtatttttattaatgataatttattaatatcaattattaaacataatatgaatatagcaaaaaaaagaattttagaattacaaaatcaatataaaaaaattttaaaccaTAAAATCCAGCAAATTGTCAGTAATAAATTCCCTGATGTCTGTAAAGCTTTTAATGATAGTATTATGAAAGAAATAGACAGTTGGGATGTAGAAAAGAAGATATTAGAATACATTGATGTGATGAGTAATGTGATAGGCGACAcagatataatttttaaaaatgctaTTACTACTAATTTTCTTGGCACACATCTTTGTATTCCTGGAGGAAGTaaagaagatattttaaaaaattttagtacAATTTATCTCGataaacaaatttgtaACATCATTGAATATGTTATaaaacttaatttttttaatatttctgaGTTGATTGAAAAAAGAGCTATGATTTGTATTAGTAAAGCGAATATTGAAGAATGTAAAGatcttataaattatatgagGAATATTGCAAATCGTACTAAAGATTctaatgatattttaaaagctTTAAATGTCTTGAAAGAAtacgaaaaaaataattttaaataa
- a CDS encoding GPN-loop gtpase 3 — protein MGYALFIFGPAGTGKSTFCSKLVEHGKIIHRQFNLINFDPAQTNTKTDYLIDIRKYITTTEIMEECDFGPNGSLMVAFDELYKNIDEIEIEEYSNEYLIFDFPGQIELFMHTSSMNNIINYFSKFFKISILYFLEGQCVYDVNKFMGNLLCGFISMSRFDYFMFFVFSKVDLVGKEKIENFLENLENLSEGNKMYKKILDLAQVDFKMIDYSDEDSINDLLYWVDNNLQYYDDVDIFQDNE, from the coding sequence atgggCTAcgctttatttatttttggtcCAGCTGGTACAGGAAAATCAACATTCTGTTCTAAATTAGTAGAACATGGCAAAATTATCCACAGACAATTTaatcttataaatttcgaCCCAGCACAAACTAACACCAAAACTGATTATTTAATAGACATTAGGAAATACATTACAACTACAGAAATCATGGAAGAATGCGATTTCGGTCCAAATGGAAGTTTAATGGTAGCATTCGACgagttatataaaaatattgatgaAATAGAAATTGAAGAATATAGTaatgaatatttaatatttgattttccTGGACAAATAGAACTATTTATGCATACTAGTAGTatgaataatattattaattatttttcgaaattttttaaaatatcaattttgtattttttagaagGACAATGTGTTTATGATgtgaataaatttatggGGAATTTGTTGTGTGGGTTTATTTCGATGTCTAGgtttgattattttatgttttttgttttttctaaagTTGATTTAGTAggtaaagaaaaaattgaaaattttttagaaaatttagaaaatctTTCTGAAGgtaataaaatgtataagAAGATATTAGATTTGGCTCAGGTTGATTTTAAGATGATTGATTATAGTGATGAGGATAGTATCAATGATTTGTTATATTGGGTTgataataatttacaatattatgATGATGTTGATATATTTCAAGACAATGagtaa
- a CDS encoding RNA polymerase II subunit A C-terminal domain phosphatase — MNIKKSKQNNEDEELLHLTKILSQIHKEYFSIPENNIIDILKNKKKIFTGLNFYIYNSKLKKKIEDFDGVVVETLAEANYVIISKNLELDLTSLKADHCVVVDENYIFDSVYKLRKVNVEKYVLYDFSGDDQLINEIFDDL, encoded by the coding sequence atgaatataaaaaaatcaaaacaaaataatgaaGATGAAGAACTTCTTCATCTTACAAAAATACTCTCACAAATCCATAAGGAATATTTCAGTATTCCAGAAAATAACATCATCGACatactaaaaaacaaaaagaaaatttttactggTCTAAATTTCTACATTTACAATTctaaactaaaaaaaaaaatagaagattTTGATGGGGTAGTAGTCGAGACACTGGCAGAAGCTAATTATGTCAttatatctaaaaatttagaactAGATTTAACAAGTCTTAAAGCTGACCATTGTGTCGTAGTAGACGAGAATTATATCTTCGACTCTGTGTACAAATTAAGGAAAGTAAATGtagaaaaatatgttttatacGATTTTAGTGGAGACGATCAACTCATcaatgaaatatttgatgatttataa
- a CDS encoding putative nucleotide phosphatase, with the protein MTTISEILKYITIHPDSLATYKDSLAVKKNEPVFIFDIDDTLYKMSSDMQKAEYKSWMTVFDHLNNPKITDKTFHEILNSSPMQGGGFYKLFEKTVKEAETLRGNFKYEVYLSKDASLREVLLDLKYKKYCFTNGSKSRSQSILRCLGLEDCFDGVVCIDDTEMGTRGKPFAFSYEFIIELLKIEDNPNIYFFDDSKFNIEKAKEYNWRCYKIEKDTNLVEIIKKINEDLKVAGER; encoded by the coding sequence ATGACTACAATCAGTGAGATTCTCAAGTATATTACAATCCATCCTGATAGTCTAGCAACTTACAAAGATTCTTTGGCTGTAAAGAAAAACGAGCCCGTGTTTATTTTCGATATTGATGATACATTGTACAAGATGAGTTCGGATATGCAAAAAGCTGAATATAAATCGTGGATGACTGTGTTTGATCATCTAAATAACCCGAAAATTACAGATAAAACTTTCCATGAGATTTTAAACAGTAGTCCGATGCAAGGAGGCggattttataaactttttgaaaaaacaGTCAAAGAAGCTGAGACACTGCGAGGAAACTTTAAATATGAAGTTTATCTCTCTAAAGATGCTTCTTTAAGAGAAGTTTTACTTGAtctgaaatataaaaagtattgTTTTACTAATGGCTCGAAATCAAGATCCCAATCTATTTTACGATGTTTAGGCTTAGAAGACTGTTTTGACGGGGTCGTATGTATTGACGATACTGAAATGGGCACAAGAGGCAAACCTTTTGCCTTTTCGTACGAATTTATAATTGAGCTTTTAAAGATTGAAGATAACCCGAATATATACTTTTTTGATGatagtaaatttaatatcgAAAAAGCTAAAGAATATAATTGGAGGtgttataaaattgaaaaagatACGAATCTAGTGgagattattaaaaaaattaatgaagACTTGAAGGTAGCAGGAGAACGTTAA
- a CDS encoding DnaJ subfamily C member 9 (DNJC9) — MPKNDPYKILNVTRKSTPQEIISSFKKLRYKYHPDRPKGNRLLYDQVIEAYASIQNNPQSYVNVNEFIKNYKGSEEELRDIIEAYNKYKGDMQKILDSLILVEDSEEEKIREILKNEIKKNNIKKYKKFEKKIKKRRNESKKAEEIAKKMGINLDLSLEELLNREDNRQEELIKRLEDKYTNIKSLKK, encoded by the coding sequence ATGCCCAAAAATGATCCTTACAAGATTCTCAATGTTACTCGTAAATCCACTCCCcaagaaataatttcttctttcaAAAAACTAAGATACAAATACCACCCAGACCGCCCCAAAGGAAATCGTCTTCTCTACGACCAAGTAATAGAAGCCTACGCTTCAATCCAAAATAATCCTCAATCTTATGTAAATgtaaatgaatttataaaaaattataaaggaTCAGAGGAAGAACTCAGAGACATTATTGAAgcttataataaatataaaggaGACatgcaaaaaattttagacaGTCTTATACTTGTAGAAGATTCTGAAGAAGAGAAAATCCGGgagatattaaaaaatgaaataaaaaaaaataatattaaaaaatataaaaaatttgaaaaaaaaatcaaaaaaagacGAAATGAGAGTAAAAAAGCAGAAGAAATTGCTAAGAAAATGGGGATCAATTTGGATTTATCACTTGAAGAACTTTTAAATCGAGAAGATAATAGACAAgaagaattaataaaaagactTGAAGATAAATATACCAATATAAAGAGtcttaagaaataa